From the Glandiceps talaboti chromosome 10, keGlaTala1.1, whole genome shotgun sequence genome, one window contains:
- the LOC144440929 gene encoding uncharacterized protein LOC144440929 isoform X2: MSDHSKQDLTARLRQESSSRKQADELIDQLQQDYDDLLQKYALAEVTIDSLRLGAKINLESSAPQPGQSTTGTVSKAQQPQTISMGQMGHARLSPAPQQAMMSDTAGRGDPLSTSITTVNSIGSTKTPGDMDEIDPVLAAVTSADSMAMGLRFQAKSLEEHMETFQKLMTESHLSQEDEKQLFDRLKAQHEQLERDYLQAKEEQNTIRRRNNLISDTNEEGFDPDKEIEGEIFQLGMKLEDIQEKIQDSLRSQPSDIIGKNDALLASVDPELGRRKQFLTQQYNGLLDRYEQLKHMDYTPERDQEIEELMQELRNLHNENPDIFGHELPDQIEQDQAYSYTGSGVLPDRFFSASNPSLYTGHEDSTLYSPTSVPGMLSQGDPHYQSSDSLQGSPDSTPEMERRASSGYGPSHLQRWSGQASPSPSSSPEMVRKSQQSLRPGDSGRSTPSLARHSQATQGEGQKYPGQRPMEGDVDSGFVGSEGSRYSNQSSVLGGYGRLGKDRPSYLYSNPSPISQRPSSVYSQQSSASTVRGQRPSVTSQSHRWTESEDDMSFTNGRSVQSYDTYAGSSKRATPVKTRKSPASSVDTVRQRRPLSGRSRESNASTRLNYYTTEDEETRQDALKQRILRDKEAERWADSTNQLDKFDTASVVSRSSVKSEAIRALHDEVQKLKKEMDAAKRVEDRAKHPPLLEEMQAKVYEMPSFERPVYERERATSTPYGLNRSGQERDSPGYGRTQSMQDISRNQQPTSPEQSRYKKSPQGYSRQLFGSGRDLGQRPGVENSRPKYDSQRLRYQSGRNMQNKERPVYGTGSSSYDRGQSISSYDRGQSASSYDRGQSTSSYDRGRSGNDRGRTNYTGQKNSASRAKPSRREEMLRALRNDVQHLREQILKKYNPKYRQGMTSTPYAGVPMRGDPYRVPRSPSPVRASSPIRQQQPRAYPSSSYIDEIPDYNRSYGGRDPYLGNSYMDERPYTAHDSPYVDVYRSPGSPVGRPLSPRQRSMSMPSFNFTTSPCPLCGGTGSHDHGQYTYPDDYGREQQQQPPPQASFGPPPGTYSRPQTPMAPQFAAAPMQPTSQVGGVRMAQSVPSIPTAVAATPVYQTQPQAPTPAGSQYILTQPAGGATIQTAAQPSQQGPIHIISRTPVRQYNSKTKKGKVKYYTMDDGDTATEEEIIYRRTSPRRENRRRTRSSHDEDRSAKVCYMTLILDKAKHAAYVK; encoded by the exons ATGTCAGACCATTCAAAACAAGACTTGACGGCACGACTACGTCAAGAGTCGTCGTCAAGGAAACAGGCAGATGAACTTATAGATCAACTACAGCAAGACTACGATGATTTGTTACAGAAATATGCACTTGCTGAGGTGACCATAGACTCTCTTCGACTTGGTGCAAAG ATAAACTTGGAATCCAGTGCACCTCAGCCAGGTCAGAGCACCACAGGGACGGTATCCAAAGCCCAACAACCTCAGACCATATCTATGGGTCAAATGGGACATGCCAGACTTAGTCCTGCTCCACAGCAAGCTATGATGTCAGATACAG CAGGAAGAGGGGATCCACTAAGTACAAGTATTACTACAGTTAATAGTATTGGAAGTACCAAGACACCTGGTGACATGGATGAAATTGACCCGGTTCTAGCTGCCGTTACTAGTGCTGACAGTATGGCCATGGGGTTACGTTTTCAAGCCAAGAGTCTTGAAGAACAT AtggaaacatttcaaaaattgaTGACAGAGAGCCACCTTTCTCAAGAAGATGAGAAACAGTTGTTTGACCGTTTAAAGGCCCAACATGAACAGTTAGAAAGAGACTATTTACAAGCCAAAGAAGAACAAAATACCATCAGAAGGAGAAACAATTTAATCTCAGATACCAATGAGGAAGGTTTTGATCCCGATAAAGAGATAGAGGGTGAAATATTCCAACTTGGTATGAAATTGGAAGATATACAAGAAAAAATACAG GATTCATTAAGAAGTCAACCATCTGATATAATAGGAAAGAATGACGCCCTCCTTGCCTCAGTAGACCCAGAGTTAGGCAGAAGAAAACAGTTTTTAACACAGCAATACAATGGACTGCTTGACAG GTATGAACAGTTGAAACACATGGACTATACACCAGAAAGAGACCAGGAAATAGAGGAGTTAATGCAG GAACTACGAAATCTTCACAATGAGAACCCGGACATTTTTGGTCATGAACTACCAGACCAAATTGAGCAGGATCAGGCATATAGCTATACAG GCTCTGGAGTTTTACCAGACAGGTTTTTCAGTGCCAGTAACCCATCTCTGTACACAGGACATGAAGACTCCACCCTGTACTCACCAACCTCTGTTCCTGGCATGCTATCACAAGGAGACCCACATTATCAG aGCTCAGACAGTTTACAGGGATCACCTGATTCTACACCTGAAATGGAGAGAAGAGCCAGCA GTGGCTATGGTCCCAGTCATTTACAAAGATGGTCAGGTCAAGCCTCTCCCAGTCCATCATCCTCCCCAGAAATGGTGCGTAAATCACAGCAGTCGTTGAGGCCAGGTGACAGCGGACGATCAACTCCCAGCTTAGCTAGACACAGTCAGGCCACACAAGGGGAGGGTCAGAAGTATCCTGGACAGAGACCAATGGAAGGAGATGTTGATAGTGGATTTGTTGGCTCTGAGGGCAGTAGATACAGTAACCAAAGTAGCGTACTAGGTGGATATGGTAGACTAGGAAAAGATAG GCCATCCTATCTGTACTCCAACCCTTCACCAATCAGTCAACGTCCATCATCAGTCTACAGCCAGCAGTCATCAGCATCAACTGTACGGGGTCAAAGGCCATCGGTGACATCACAGTCTCATAGATGGACTGAAAGTGAGGATGATATGAGTTTCACTAATGGCAGATCAGTTCAGTCTTACGATACATATGCTGGATCATCAAAGAGGGCAACACCAGTCAAGACAAGGAAATCTCCTGCTAGCAGTGTTG ACACTGTACGGCAGCGACGACCTCTCTCTGGCAGGTCCAGAGAAAGCAACGCCTCCACTAGACTTAACTACTACACCACGGAGGATGAAGAAACGAGACAAGATGCCCTCAAACAGAGAATACTGAGAGACAAAGAAGCTGAAAGATGGGCAGATTCTACAAACCAGCTTGATAAATTTGACACCGCATCCGTTGTATCTAGGAGCAGTGTCAAGAGTGAAGCTATCCGTGCCCTCCATGATGAGGTACAGAAATTGAAGAAGGAAATGGATGCAGCCAAACGTGTTGAAGACAGAGCGAAACATCCACCACTGCTCGAAGAAATGCAAGCTAAGGTGTACGAGATGCCGTCGTTTGAACGGCCAGTGTATGAAAGGGAGAGGGCTACTAGTACACCGTATGGTTTGAATAGATCTGGACAGGAGAGGGATAGCCCAGGATATGGTAGAACTCAGTCTATGCAAGATATTTCTAGAAATCAACAACCCACTTCACCAGAGCAGTCACGGTATAAAAAATCACCTCAGGGATATTCCAGACAGTTGTTTGGATCAGGACGAGACTTGGGACAGAGACCCGGTGTTGAGAATAGTAGACCTAAATATGATAGTCAGAGATTACGTTACCAGTCAGGTAGAAATATGCAAAACAAAGAACGTCCAGTTTACGGCACCGGTAGTTCCTCATATGATAGGGGACAGTCTATTTCTTCATATGATAGAGGACAGTCTGCTTCCTCGTACGATCGAGGACAGTCCACTTCCTCTTACGATCGAGGCCGATCTGGTAATGACAGAGGAAGAACAAACTATACTGGACAGAAAAATTCAGCTTCTCGTGCCAAACCAAGTCGCAGGGAAGAGATGCTGCGAGCTCTACGCAATGATGTGCAACACTTACGTGAACAGATCCTGAAAAAATATAATCCCAAGTATCGTCAGGGCATGACGTCAACACCGTATGCTGGAGTTCCTATGAGAGGTGATCCATACAGAGTTCCACGATCACCTTCACCTGTGAGGGCGTCCTCACCTATTCGACAGCAACAACCAAGAGCATATCCAAGTAGTAGTTACATAGATGAGATTCCTGATTATAATAGAAGTTACGGTGGCAGAGATCCATATTTGGGCAATAGTTATATGGATGAACGACCGTACACAGCACATGATAGTCCATACGTTGATGTTTATCGCAGTCCAGGCAGTCCAGTTGGTAGACCACTCAGTCCTAGACAGCGGTCAATGTCAATGCCATCATTTAATTTTACAACATCACCATGCCCACTGTGTGGCGGCACCGGTAGTCATGACCATGGCCAGTACACCTACCCAGACGATTATGGTAGAGAACAACAACAGCAGCCTCCACCCCAGGCATCGTTTGGTCCTCCACCCGGTACATACTCTCGACCTCAAACTCCGATGGCACCTCAGTTTGCTGCAGCTCCGATGCAACCTACATCACAGGTTGGTGGTGTTCGAATGGCTCAGTCTGTGCCTTCCATACCAACAGCAGTTGCTGCAACACCAGTATATCAAACGCAGCCACAAGCACCAACACCTGCGGGTTCTCAGTACATATTAACGCAACCGGCTGGTGGAGCTACGATACAGACTGCAGCCCAACCTTCACAACAAGGACCTATTCACATTATCAGTCGAACACCTGTCAG GCAATATAATAGCAAAACAAAGAAGGGAAAAGTGAAATATTATACTATGGATGATGGAGACACAGCAACAGAAGAAGAAATTATATACAGAAG AACAAGTCCTCGGCGGGAAAATAGAAGACGGACACGCAGCAGTCACGATGAAGATCGTTCTGCTAAGGTATGTTACATGACGTTGATCTTGGATAAAGCAAAGCATGCTGCCTACGTCAAGTGA
- the LOC144440929 gene encoding uncharacterized protein LOC144440929 isoform X3 yields METFQKLMTESHLSQEDEKQLFDRLKAQHEQLERDYLQAKEEQNTIRRRNNLISDTNEEGFDPDKEIEGEIFQLGMKLEDIQEKIQDSLRSQPSDIIGKNDALLASVDPELGRRKQFLTQQYNGLLDRYEQLKHMDYTPERDQEIEELMQELRNLHNENPDIFGHELPDQIEQDQAYSYTGSGVLPDRFFSASNPSLYTGHEDSTLYSPTSVPGMLSQGDPHYQSSDSLQGSPDSTPEMERRASSGYGPSHLQRWSGQASPSPSSSPEMVRKSQQSLRPGDSGRSTPSLARHSQATQGEGQKYPGQRPMEGDVDSGFVGSEGSRYSNQSSVLGGYGRLGKDRPSYLYSNPSPISQRPSSVYSQQSSASTVRGQRPSVTSQSHRWTESEDDMSFTNGRSVQSYDTYAGSSKRATPVKTRKSPASSVDTVRQRRPLSGRSRESNASTRLNYYTTEDEETRQDALKQRILRDKEAERWADSTNQLDKFDTASVVSRSSVKSEAIRALHDEVQKLKKEMDAAKRVEDRAKHPPLLEEMQAKVYEMPSFERPVYERERATSTPYGLNRSGQERDSPGYGRTQSMQDISRNQQPTSPEQSRYKKSPQGYSRQLFGSGRDLGQRPGVENSRPKYDSQRLRYQSGRNMQNKERPVYGTGSSSYDRGQSISSYDRGQSASSYDRGQSTSSYDRGRSGNDRGRTNYTGQKNSASRAKPSRREEMLRALRNDVQHLREQILKKYNPKYRQGMTSTPYAGVPMRGDPYRVPRSPSPVRASSPIRQQQPRAYPSSSYIDEIPDYNRSYGGRDPYLGNSYMDERPYTAHDSPYVDVYRSPGSPVGRPLSPRQRSMSMPSFNFTTSPCPLCGGTGSHDHGQYTYPDDYGREQQQQPPPQASFGPPPGTYSRPQTPMAPQFAAAPMQPTSQVGGVRMAQSVPSIPTAVAATPVYQTQPQAPTPAGSQYILTQPAGGATIQTAAQPSQQGPIHIISRTPVRQYNSKTKKGKVKYYTMDDGDTATEEEIIYRRTSPRRENRRRTRSSHDEDRSAKIQTIRLGLSLEDAVRTAQDLKRKSRRMLSTVRTDVIQAEMYGD; encoded by the exons AtggaaacatttcaaaaattgaTGACAGAGAGCCACCTTTCTCAAGAAGATGAGAAACAGTTGTTTGACCGTTTAAAGGCCCAACATGAACAGTTAGAAAGAGACTATTTACAAGCCAAAGAAGAACAAAATACCATCAGAAGGAGAAACAATTTAATCTCAGATACCAATGAGGAAGGTTTTGATCCCGATAAAGAGATAGAGGGTGAAATATTCCAACTTGGTATGAAATTGGAAGATATACAAGAAAAAATACAG GATTCATTAAGAAGTCAACCATCTGATATAATAGGAAAGAATGACGCCCTCCTTGCCTCAGTAGACCCAGAGTTAGGCAGAAGAAAACAGTTTTTAACACAGCAATACAATGGACTGCTTGACAG GTATGAACAGTTGAAACACATGGACTATACACCAGAAAGAGACCAGGAAATAGAGGAGTTAATGCAG GAACTACGAAATCTTCACAATGAGAACCCGGACATTTTTGGTCATGAACTACCAGACCAAATTGAGCAGGATCAGGCATATAGCTATACAG GCTCTGGAGTTTTACCAGACAGGTTTTTCAGTGCCAGTAACCCATCTCTGTACACAGGACATGAAGACTCCACCCTGTACTCACCAACCTCTGTTCCTGGCATGCTATCACAAGGAGACCCACATTATCAG aGCTCAGACAGTTTACAGGGATCACCTGATTCTACACCTGAAATGGAGAGAAGAGCCAGCA GTGGCTATGGTCCCAGTCATTTACAAAGATGGTCAGGTCAAGCCTCTCCCAGTCCATCATCCTCCCCAGAAATGGTGCGTAAATCACAGCAGTCGTTGAGGCCAGGTGACAGCGGACGATCAACTCCCAGCTTAGCTAGACACAGTCAGGCCACACAAGGGGAGGGTCAGAAGTATCCTGGACAGAGACCAATGGAAGGAGATGTTGATAGTGGATTTGTTGGCTCTGAGGGCAGTAGATACAGTAACCAAAGTAGCGTACTAGGTGGATATGGTAGACTAGGAAAAGATAG GCCATCCTATCTGTACTCCAACCCTTCACCAATCAGTCAACGTCCATCATCAGTCTACAGCCAGCAGTCATCAGCATCAACTGTACGGGGTCAAAGGCCATCGGTGACATCACAGTCTCATAGATGGACTGAAAGTGAGGATGATATGAGTTTCACTAATGGCAGATCAGTTCAGTCTTACGATACATATGCTGGATCATCAAAGAGGGCAACACCAGTCAAGACAAGGAAATCTCCTGCTAGCAGTGTTG ACACTGTACGGCAGCGACGACCTCTCTCTGGCAGGTCCAGAGAAAGCAACGCCTCCACTAGACTTAACTACTACACCACGGAGGATGAAGAAACGAGACAAGATGCCCTCAAACAGAGAATACTGAGAGACAAAGAAGCTGAAAGATGGGCAGATTCTACAAACCAGCTTGATAAATTTGACACCGCATCCGTTGTATCTAGGAGCAGTGTCAAGAGTGAAGCTATCCGTGCCCTCCATGATGAGGTACAGAAATTGAAGAAGGAAATGGATGCAGCCAAACGTGTTGAAGACAGAGCGAAACATCCACCACTGCTCGAAGAAATGCAAGCTAAGGTGTACGAGATGCCGTCGTTTGAACGGCCAGTGTATGAAAGGGAGAGGGCTACTAGTACACCGTATGGTTTGAATAGATCTGGACAGGAGAGGGATAGCCCAGGATATGGTAGAACTCAGTCTATGCAAGATATTTCTAGAAATCAACAACCCACTTCACCAGAGCAGTCACGGTATAAAAAATCACCTCAGGGATATTCCAGACAGTTGTTTGGATCAGGACGAGACTTGGGACAGAGACCCGGTGTTGAGAATAGTAGACCTAAATATGATAGTCAGAGATTACGTTACCAGTCAGGTAGAAATATGCAAAACAAAGAACGTCCAGTTTACGGCACCGGTAGTTCCTCATATGATAGGGGACAGTCTATTTCTTCATATGATAGAGGACAGTCTGCTTCCTCGTACGATCGAGGACAGTCCACTTCCTCTTACGATCGAGGCCGATCTGGTAATGACAGAGGAAGAACAAACTATACTGGACAGAAAAATTCAGCTTCTCGTGCCAAACCAAGTCGCAGGGAAGAGATGCTGCGAGCTCTACGCAATGATGTGCAACACTTACGTGAACAGATCCTGAAAAAATATAATCCCAAGTATCGTCAGGGCATGACGTCAACACCGTATGCTGGAGTTCCTATGAGAGGTGATCCATACAGAGTTCCACGATCACCTTCACCTGTGAGGGCGTCCTCACCTATTCGACAGCAACAACCAAGAGCATATCCAAGTAGTAGTTACATAGATGAGATTCCTGATTATAATAGAAGTTACGGTGGCAGAGATCCATATTTGGGCAATAGTTATATGGATGAACGACCGTACACAGCACATGATAGTCCATACGTTGATGTTTATCGCAGTCCAGGCAGTCCAGTTGGTAGACCACTCAGTCCTAGACAGCGGTCAATGTCAATGCCATCATTTAATTTTACAACATCACCATGCCCACTGTGTGGCGGCACCGGTAGTCATGACCATGGCCAGTACACCTACCCAGACGATTATGGTAGAGAACAACAACAGCAGCCTCCACCCCAGGCATCGTTTGGTCCTCCACCCGGTACATACTCTCGACCTCAAACTCCGATGGCACCTCAGTTTGCTGCAGCTCCGATGCAACCTACATCACAGGTTGGTGGTGTTCGAATGGCTCAGTCTGTGCCTTCCATACCAACAGCAGTTGCTGCAACACCAGTATATCAAACGCAGCCACAAGCACCAACACCTGCGGGTTCTCAGTACATATTAACGCAACCGGCTGGTGGAGCTACGATACAGACTGCAGCCCAACCTTCACAACAAGGACCTATTCACATTATCAGTCGAACACCTGTCAG GCAATATAATAGCAAAACAAAGAAGGGAAAAGTGAAATATTATACTATGGATGATGGAGACACAGCAACAGAAGAAGAAATTATATACAGAAG AACAAGTCCTCGGCGGGAAAATAGAAGACGGACACGCAGCAGTCACGATGAAGATCGTTCTGCTAAG ATTCAAACAATTAGGCTGGGGTTGTCATTGGAAGATGCAGTAAGAACAGCTCAAGATCTGAAAAGAAAGTCCCGAAGAATGCTGTCTACTGTTCGTACAGATGTCATTCAAGCTGAAATGTACGGTGATTAG
- the LOC144440929 gene encoding uncharacterized protein LOC144440929 isoform X1: protein MSDHSKQDLTARLRQESSSRKQADELIDQLQQDYDDLLQKYALAEVTIDSLRLGAKINLESSAPQPGQSTTGTVSKAQQPQTISMGQMGHARLSPAPQQAMMSDTAGRGDPLSTSITTVNSIGSTKTPGDMDEIDPVLAAVTSADSMAMGLRFQAKSLEEHMETFQKLMTESHLSQEDEKQLFDRLKAQHEQLERDYLQAKEEQNTIRRRNNLISDTNEEGFDPDKEIEGEIFQLGMKLEDIQEKIQDSLRSQPSDIIGKNDALLASVDPELGRRKQFLTQQYNGLLDRYEQLKHMDYTPERDQEIEELMQELRNLHNENPDIFGHELPDQIEQDQAYSYTGSGVLPDRFFSASNPSLYTGHEDSTLYSPTSVPGMLSQGDPHYQSSDSLQGSPDSTPEMERRASSGYGPSHLQRWSGQASPSPSSSPEMVRKSQQSLRPGDSGRSTPSLARHSQATQGEGQKYPGQRPMEGDVDSGFVGSEGSRYSNQSSVLGGYGRLGKDRPSYLYSNPSPISQRPSSVYSQQSSASTVRGQRPSVTSQSHRWTESEDDMSFTNGRSVQSYDTYAGSSKRATPVKTRKSPASSVDTVRQRRPLSGRSRESNASTRLNYYTTEDEETRQDALKQRILRDKEAERWADSTNQLDKFDTASVVSRSSVKSEAIRALHDEVQKLKKEMDAAKRVEDRAKHPPLLEEMQAKVYEMPSFERPVYERERATSTPYGLNRSGQERDSPGYGRTQSMQDISRNQQPTSPEQSRYKKSPQGYSRQLFGSGRDLGQRPGVENSRPKYDSQRLRYQSGRNMQNKERPVYGTGSSSYDRGQSISSYDRGQSASSYDRGQSTSSYDRGRSGNDRGRTNYTGQKNSASRAKPSRREEMLRALRNDVQHLREQILKKYNPKYRQGMTSTPYAGVPMRGDPYRVPRSPSPVRASSPIRQQQPRAYPSSSYIDEIPDYNRSYGGRDPYLGNSYMDERPYTAHDSPYVDVYRSPGSPVGRPLSPRQRSMSMPSFNFTTSPCPLCGGTGSHDHGQYTYPDDYGREQQQQPPPQASFGPPPGTYSRPQTPMAPQFAAAPMQPTSQVGGVRMAQSVPSIPTAVAATPVYQTQPQAPTPAGSQYILTQPAGGATIQTAAQPSQQGPIHIISRTPVRQYNSKTKKGKVKYYTMDDGDTATEEEIIYRRTSPRRENRRRTRSSHDEDRSAKIQTIRLGLSLEDAVRTAQDLKRKSRRMLSTVRTDVIQAEMYGD, encoded by the exons ATGTCAGACCATTCAAAACAAGACTTGACGGCACGACTACGTCAAGAGTCGTCGTCAAGGAAACAGGCAGATGAACTTATAGATCAACTACAGCAAGACTACGATGATTTGTTACAGAAATATGCACTTGCTGAGGTGACCATAGACTCTCTTCGACTTGGTGCAAAG ATAAACTTGGAATCCAGTGCACCTCAGCCAGGTCAGAGCACCACAGGGACGGTATCCAAAGCCCAACAACCTCAGACCATATCTATGGGTCAAATGGGACATGCCAGACTTAGTCCTGCTCCACAGCAAGCTATGATGTCAGATACAG CAGGAAGAGGGGATCCACTAAGTACAAGTATTACTACAGTTAATAGTATTGGAAGTACCAAGACACCTGGTGACATGGATGAAATTGACCCGGTTCTAGCTGCCGTTACTAGTGCTGACAGTATGGCCATGGGGTTACGTTTTCAAGCCAAGAGTCTTGAAGAACAT AtggaaacatttcaaaaattgaTGACAGAGAGCCACCTTTCTCAAGAAGATGAGAAACAGTTGTTTGACCGTTTAAAGGCCCAACATGAACAGTTAGAAAGAGACTATTTACAAGCCAAAGAAGAACAAAATACCATCAGAAGGAGAAACAATTTAATCTCAGATACCAATGAGGAAGGTTTTGATCCCGATAAAGAGATAGAGGGTGAAATATTCCAACTTGGTATGAAATTGGAAGATATACAAGAAAAAATACAG GATTCATTAAGAAGTCAACCATCTGATATAATAGGAAAGAATGACGCCCTCCTTGCCTCAGTAGACCCAGAGTTAGGCAGAAGAAAACAGTTTTTAACACAGCAATACAATGGACTGCTTGACAG GTATGAACAGTTGAAACACATGGACTATACACCAGAAAGAGACCAGGAAATAGAGGAGTTAATGCAG GAACTACGAAATCTTCACAATGAGAACCCGGACATTTTTGGTCATGAACTACCAGACCAAATTGAGCAGGATCAGGCATATAGCTATACAG GCTCTGGAGTTTTACCAGACAGGTTTTTCAGTGCCAGTAACCCATCTCTGTACACAGGACATGAAGACTCCACCCTGTACTCACCAACCTCTGTTCCTGGCATGCTATCACAAGGAGACCCACATTATCAG aGCTCAGACAGTTTACAGGGATCACCTGATTCTACACCTGAAATGGAGAGAAGAGCCAGCA GTGGCTATGGTCCCAGTCATTTACAAAGATGGTCAGGTCAAGCCTCTCCCAGTCCATCATCCTCCCCAGAAATGGTGCGTAAATCACAGCAGTCGTTGAGGCCAGGTGACAGCGGACGATCAACTCCCAGCTTAGCTAGACACAGTCAGGCCACACAAGGGGAGGGTCAGAAGTATCCTGGACAGAGACCAATGGAAGGAGATGTTGATAGTGGATTTGTTGGCTCTGAGGGCAGTAGATACAGTAACCAAAGTAGCGTACTAGGTGGATATGGTAGACTAGGAAAAGATAG GCCATCCTATCTGTACTCCAACCCTTCACCAATCAGTCAACGTCCATCATCAGTCTACAGCCAGCAGTCATCAGCATCAACTGTACGGGGTCAAAGGCCATCGGTGACATCACAGTCTCATAGATGGACTGAAAGTGAGGATGATATGAGTTTCACTAATGGCAGATCAGTTCAGTCTTACGATACATATGCTGGATCATCAAAGAGGGCAACACCAGTCAAGACAAGGAAATCTCCTGCTAGCAGTGTTG ACACTGTACGGCAGCGACGACCTCTCTCTGGCAGGTCCAGAGAAAGCAACGCCTCCACTAGACTTAACTACTACACCACGGAGGATGAAGAAACGAGACAAGATGCCCTCAAACAGAGAATACTGAGAGACAAAGAAGCTGAAAGATGGGCAGATTCTACAAACCAGCTTGATAAATTTGACACCGCATCCGTTGTATCTAGGAGCAGTGTCAAGAGTGAAGCTATCCGTGCCCTCCATGATGAGGTACAGAAATTGAAGAAGGAAATGGATGCAGCCAAACGTGTTGAAGACAGAGCGAAACATCCACCACTGCTCGAAGAAATGCAAGCTAAGGTGTACGAGATGCCGTCGTTTGAACGGCCAGTGTATGAAAGGGAGAGGGCTACTAGTACACCGTATGGTTTGAATAGATCTGGACAGGAGAGGGATAGCCCAGGATATGGTAGAACTCAGTCTATGCAAGATATTTCTAGAAATCAACAACCCACTTCACCAGAGCAGTCACGGTATAAAAAATCACCTCAGGGATATTCCAGACAGTTGTTTGGATCAGGACGAGACTTGGGACAGAGACCCGGTGTTGAGAATAGTAGACCTAAATATGATAGTCAGAGATTACGTTACCAGTCAGGTAGAAATATGCAAAACAAAGAACGTCCAGTTTACGGCACCGGTAGTTCCTCATATGATAGGGGACAGTCTATTTCTTCATATGATAGAGGACAGTCTGCTTCCTCGTACGATCGAGGACAGTCCACTTCCTCTTACGATCGAGGCCGATCTGGTAATGACAGAGGAAGAACAAACTATACTGGACAGAAAAATTCAGCTTCTCGTGCCAAACCAAGTCGCAGGGAAGAGATGCTGCGAGCTCTACGCAATGATGTGCAACACTTACGTGAACAGATCCTGAAAAAATATAATCCCAAGTATCGTCAGGGCATGACGTCAACACCGTATGCTGGAGTTCCTATGAGAGGTGATCCATACAGAGTTCCACGATCACCTTCACCTGTGAGGGCGTCCTCACCTATTCGACAGCAACAACCAAGAGCATATCCAAGTAGTAGTTACATAGATGAGATTCCTGATTATAATAGAAGTTACGGTGGCAGAGATCCATATTTGGGCAATAGTTATATGGATGAACGACCGTACACAGCACATGATAGTCCATACGTTGATGTTTATCGCAGTCCAGGCAGTCCAGTTGGTAGACCACTCAGTCCTAGACAGCGGTCAATGTCAATGCCATCATTTAATTTTACAACATCACCATGCCCACTGTGTGGCGGCACCGGTAGTCATGACCATGGCCAGTACACCTACCCAGACGATTATGGTAGAGAACAACAACAGCAGCCTCCACCCCAGGCATCGTTTGGTCCTCCACCCGGTACATACTCTCGACCTCAAACTCCGATGGCACCTCAGTTTGCTGCAGCTCCGATGCAACCTACATCACAGGTTGGTGGTGTTCGAATGGCTCAGTCTGTGCCTTCCATACCAACAGCAGTTGCTGCAACACCAGTATATCAAACGCAGCCACAAGCACCAACACCTGCGGGTTCTCAGTACATATTAACGCAACCGGCTGGTGGAGCTACGATACAGACTGCAGCCCAACCTTCACAACAAGGACCTATTCACATTATCAGTCGAACACCTGTCAG GCAATATAATAGCAAAACAAAGAAGGGAAAAGTGAAATATTATACTATGGATGATGGAGACACAGCAACAGAAGAAGAAATTATATACAGAAG AACAAGTCCTCGGCGGGAAAATAGAAGACGGACACGCAGCAGTCACGATGAAGATCGTTCTGCTAAG ATTCAAACAATTAGGCTGGGGTTGTCATTGGAAGATGCAGTAAGAACAGCTCAAGATCTGAAAAGAAAGTCCCGAAGAATGCTGTCTACTGTTCGTACAGATGTCATTCAAGCTGAAATGTACGGTGATTAG